A section of the Triticum dicoccoides isolate Atlit2015 ecotype Zavitan chromosome 7A, WEW_v2.0, whole genome shotgun sequence genome encodes:
- the LOC119329716 gene encoding protein MEMO1-like, whose product MERVRRASHAGSWYTNNASKLEEELDGWLSAAALTKSPDVRAVIAPHAGYSYSGRCAAYAFGNIDPTNISRVFLLGPSHHYYTPKCALSRATVYSTPIGDLPVDLEVIEELKATGKFEFMDLNVDEAEHSMEMHLPYLSKVFQGHNVKVVPILVGAVNSQNEAMYGQLLAKYVDDPKNFFSVSSDFCHWGSRFSYTYYDKKHGAIHKSIEALDRLGMEIIETGDPDAFKQYLEEYENTICGRHPISVLLHMLKHCSTKIKVGFVRYEQSSQCKSTRDSSVSYASAAAKVDSPGEEGKD is encoded by the exons ATGGAGCGCGTGAGAAGGGCTTCGCATGCCGGCTCCTGGTACACCAACAACG CCAGCAAGCTGGAAGAGGAACTTGATGGTTGGCTTTCGGCAGCTGCTCTCACGAAGTCACCTGATGTTAGGGCCGTAATTGCACC CCATGCTGGCTATTCGTACTCAGGGCGATGTGCAGCTTATGCTTTTGGCAACATTGATCCAACTAACAT TTCTCGGGTGTTTCTGCTCGGCCCATCTCATCACTACTATACTCCAAAATGTGCTCTGTCAAGAGCTACTGTTTATAGCACCCCGATTGGGGATTTACCAGTAGACCTGGAAG TTATCGAGGAACTCAAAGCTACCGGAAAATTTGAATTTATGGACCTTAATGTCGATGAGGCTGAACATAGCATGGAAATGCATTTGCCTTACCTTTCTAAAGTATTTCAGGG ACATAATGTAAAAGTTGTACCTATCCTTGTTGGTGCTGTCAACTCCCAAAATGAAGCCATGTATGGGCAGTTGCTTGCAAAATATgtggatgatccaaagaactttttTTCTGTCTCCTCAGACTTTTGCCACTGGGGATCTCG GTTTAGTTATACATACTATGACAAGAAGCATGGTGCCATTCACAAATCAATCGAGGCGTTGGACCGGTTGGGCATGGAGATCATAGAGACTGGTGACCCCGACGCGTTCAAACAGTATCTCGAGGAGTACGAGAACACCATATGTGGACGCCATCCCATCAGCGTCCTTCTTCAT ATGTTGAAACACTGCTCGACGAAGATTAAGGTCGGGTTTGTTCGCTATGAGCAGTCGAGCCAGTGCAAGAGCACGAGGGACAGCAGTGTCAGCTACGCATCTGCTGCGGCCAAGGTGGACAGTCCTGGAGAAGAAGGTAAAGATTGA
- the LOC119328029 gene encoding uncharacterized protein LOC119328029 — MARKEVDIHLKEVGYINCYAFFMAYLLMAIRGLGYLVITWSTVVLLGGFVLDLGKKDFWSLTIITLVLTPRVSADVGLKEKLMDIWYSFHGLYRTIFATLDTKNSITLAYWPRGLLAVVVWLCHLLVAPIVVGPLAALYVCGPLLSAGISVWRLIEHDYGDVMKEEGCCNCMKDEDSHLQPALNVLYTLALLQGLLFCYRFYVSFARKRLVRDVAKEYNMSNDEQLVKAVKKYLSETVSRCEKDPAFFKETNLATYAVGMIKSIESLESFVSGARILDVLLNYALTVKDKRPRRLTEEKQKALTTDLIGLASTSHVVKKLLQAMDSTSPHGVAMRGIAANILANIAGRTPLMQFPQVIQSVGSLIDISQQQLEGECAVAKLQSGLQEAAYGERLRYPSQARRRQRKLQSHKQLPGPTVQGCGACTLRPATSHGP, encoded by the exons ATGGCTCGGAAAGAAGTTGACATCCACTTGAAGGAAGTAGGGTATATCAACTGCTATGCATTTTTCATGGCCTACCTGTTGATGGCCATTAGGGGGCTGGGCTACCTCGTCATTACCTGGTCCACCGTCGTTCTCCTAGGCGGCTTTGTCTTGGATCTGGGGAAGAAGGACTTTTGGTCCCTCACCATCATCACCCTCGTCCTAACACCTCG GGTCTCTGCTGATGTCGGTCTGAAGGAGAAGCTAATGGATATTTGGTACTCGTTCCATGGCCTCTACCGTACTATATTTGCCACGCTGGACACCAAAAATTCTATCACCCTAGCATATTGGCCACGCGGACTGCTAGCAGTTGTTGTGTGGTTGTGTCACCTGCTCGTGGCTCCTATAGTAGTGGGCCCTCTAGCAGCTCTCTACGTGTGTGGGCCGCTGTTGAGCGCCGGGATTTCTGTGTGGCGTCTAATAGAACATGACTACGGCGACGTCATGAAGGAAGAAGGTTGCTGCAACTGCATGAAGGATGAAGATTCACACCTGCAGCCGGCTCTGAATGTCTTGTACACACTAGCTCTGTTGCAGGGTTTGCTCTTCTGTTACAG GTTTTACGTGTCTTTTGCGCGAAAAAGGCTAGTGCGTGATGTCGCGAAAGAGTACAACATGAGCAATGACGAACAATTGGTGAAGGCTGTGAAGAAGTACCTGAGTGAGACGGTGAGCAGGTGCGAGAAGGACCCGGCTTTCTTCAAGGAAACAAATCTGGCCACGTACGCCGTTGGAATGATCAAGTCCATCGAATCATTGGAAAGCTTCGTTTCTGGGGCAAGGATTCTGGACGTCCTCTTGAACTACGCCCTCACCGTAAAGGACAAGCGACCGCGTAGACTCACGGAAGAGAAGCAGAAGGCGCTCACAACAGACCTCATAGGTTTGGCGTCCACCAGCCATGTAGTCAAGAAATTGCTGCAGGCGATGGATTCCACAAGCCCACACGGCGTGGCAATGAGGGGGATTGCCGCCAACATATTGGCGAACATTGCCGGCAGGACTCCTCTGATGCAATTCCCACAAGTGATCCAGAGCGTAGGCTCGCTGATCGACATCTCTCAGCAGCAACTTGAAGGGGAATGTGCCGTCGCCAAGCTCCAAAGTGGACTACAGGAAGCTGCTTATGGAGAAAGGCTTCGATATCCTTCACAAGCTCGCCGCCGACAAAGAAAACTGCAGAGCCATAAGCAACTCCCAGGGCCTACGGTCCAAGGCTGTGGCGCCTGTACGCTCCGACCTGCTACATCTCATGGACCATGA